TTCGTAGTGCTGGGTGAAGCCCTCGAGGGCCGTTTCGGCCAGCCGGTTGTCGGGGTCGGCGGCGATTTTGGCCAGGGCGTAGGCCGCCTCGAAGTACTCCCCCTGCTCGCTCAACGCCCGGGCGTAGAGAACCTGGGCGTCCTCGGCCAGCTCGTGGCGGGGGAACTCCTTCAAGAAGTCGGCGAAATCGCTTTCCGCCTCGGCGAACCGGCCGACCCGCAGCTTCGAGTAGGCCAGGCGGTAGAGGGCGATGGGGTAGAGCCGCGTGTAGGAGTAAACGTCCACGACGGCCTGGAACCCCTGGATGGCGCCGGCGTAGTCCTTCGCCTCGTAGGCCGCGTTCGCCCGCTCGAAGTGTTCCCGGGCGCGGTCGGGTATCTCGCCGTTCTCGGGCTGGCAGGCGCCGATGACGAGCGCGAGGACGACCAACGAGAGCGGTCCCGGCAGGGGGATTTGCCTCCGGGCGCAGACATGCCTTCGGCCGCGGATACTCAAGCCGACCCTCCACGGGGGCGTTAAAGACGGGAGACGCACGGTCCCGAGAGGGAATTATACCCCGGCGGCCCCGGGATGGTCAAAGGCCGCGGAAGTTCGCGCCGTCTCCGTAAGCGGGCGGGTCGGTACTCCATAAAAGAGCCTTTACGGCTGCGCCGTCGCAGTTACGCCGGGGCTTTACTACGTTGCGCCGGGGGCGTTACGTTTTGCGCTGCGGTGTCACTTCTGGTAGACTATTCCCCGGTATTTCTAGGAGGGTCGGTGCCCAAGAAGCGCCTCGGAGAGCTGATGGTGGAGCGGGGGTTCGCCACCCGGGAGCAGGTCCAGCGCCTCCTGGATCGGCAGCGGTCCGTGGGCGGGCTCCTGGGCACCCTGGCCGTCAACGAGGGCGTCGTCAGCGAGCAGCAGCTCAAGCGTCTCCTGGCGGAACAGGCCGGGGTGGATCCCGTTCCCGACGATTTCCGGTTCACCCCGGAGCTGGCCGCGCTCCTGCCGGTCCGCGAGGCGAAGAAGTACGGGGTCGTGCCGTTGAAACAGGATCGGCGCCGCCTGGCCATCGGCACCGCCGAGCCCCAGAACGTCCTCGTCCTCGATGAGCTGGCCTTCGTGACCGGCAAGGAGGTCGTTCCCTACCTGATGCTGGAGATGGAGCTGGCCGACGCCCTGGACGCGGTTTACACCGACGCCGTCCGGGAACGTCCCGCACCGGACCTCCCCCCGCCGCCCCCGGGCCGGCCGACGGTCGAGCCGCGGCCTGCGGTCGAGCCGGTGTTCCGCGGTTACACGCCGGGCGCCGACAGCCCGGTGGCGCGGCTGGTCGGGGCGGCCCTGGACGCGGGGGGCGAGTTCGTCCACCTCCAGGAGACGGACGGCGGCCTCTACGTCCGCCTACGGCGCGCCGGGGTCCTGGAACCCGCCCCCTTCCAACTGGCCGCGAGCAGCCGGACCCTCCTCAATCAGCTCAAGGTCCTGGCGGGACTCCCCACCTCGGAGCGCACCCAGCAGCAGAAGGGCCACTTCCGTCTGAACCTGGGCGGCAACATCGTGTCGGTCTCGGCCATCTTCATCCCCACCGCCCGGGGCGAGCGCGCCGTGCTGCGCCTGGACACAAACCGCTCCGGGGTGCCCACCTTCGAGGAACTGGCGGTGCCCGAGAGACTGGCCGTTCTCCTTCGGGAGTCCGGCGAGGGCCGCCACGGCCTGATCGTCCTCTCCGGTCCGCCCTTCTCGCGCAAGAAAGACCTGGCCTACGCCCTGCTGGCCGAAATGGACGGGAGGAGCCGGGCGATTCTGACCGTGGAGGAGCACACCACCTTCAGCCTGGAGGAGGTGGACACCCTGCGGCCCCACCCCGAGGACGGCCTCACCTACGCCGACGCCGTGGATGCCGTCCTGGAGCAGGACCCCGACGTGCTCTTCGTGGACGAGCTCTCCTCCGCCGAGGTGGCCAACACCCTCATCGGCGCCAGCTACGCCCGCATCCTGGTCATCCTCCGGCTGGCGAGCTCGGGCATCCTGTCCGCGGTGCTGGCCCTGAAGGAGGTCGGCAAGGAGCCGTTCCTCCTCGCCAGCTCCCTGGTGCTGGTCACGAGCCAGCGGGAGCTCCGCCGTCTCTGCCCCCGCTGCAAGCGGCCCTACAAGGCCACGAAGGCGGTTCTCGACAGCCTGCACATCGCCGCCACGCGCCCCTTCACGTTCTACGAGGCGCCGGGCTGCGAGGAGTGCCACCACACCGGCTCCTCGGGCACGGTCCTCATCTACGAGCACCTGACGCCCAACGCCCAGATCAGGCAGCTCCTGGC
This sequence is a window from bacterium. Protein-coding genes within it:
- a CDS encoding ATPase, T2SS/T4P/T4SS family, translated to MPKKRLGELMVERGFATREQVQRLLDRQRSVGGLLGTLAVNEGVVSEQQLKRLLAEQAGVDPVPDDFRFTPELAALLPVREAKKYGVVPLKQDRRRLAIGTAEPQNVLVLDELAFVTGKEVVPYLMLEMELADALDAVYTDAVRERPAPDLPPPPPGRPTVEPRPAVEPVFRGYTPGADSPVARLVGAALDAGGEFVHLQETDGGLYVRLRRAGVLEPAPFQLAASSRTLLNQLKVLAGLPTSERTQQQKGHFRLNLGGNIVSVSAIFIPTARGERAVLRLDTNRSGVPTFEELAVPERLAVLLRESGEGRHGLIVLSGPPFSRKKDLAYALLAEMDGRSRAILTVEEHTTFSLEEVDTLRPHPEDGLTYADAVDAVLEQDPDVLFVDELSSAEVANTLIGASYARILVILRLASSGILSAVLALKEVGKEPFLLASSLVLVTSQRELRRLCPRCKRPYKATKAVLDSLHIAATRPFTFYEAPGCEECHHTGSSGTVLIYEHLTPNAQIRQLLAGDLSIEELSRAARRAGLRSAREIGLELALSGDISVAELLRLT